The Chryseobacterium geocarposphaerae genome window below encodes:
- the lpxA gene encoding acyl-ACP--UDP-N-acetylglucosamine O-acyltransferase, producing the protein MIHQLAAVDKRAKISKNVIVEPFTTIAGDVEIGEGTWIGPNVTIMDGARIGKNCRIFPGTVISAIPQDLKFDGEDTQVIIGDDTTIRECVTVNRGTKALGHTKIGKNCLIMATSHIAHDCVIGDHVIIVNGCGIAGHVEIGDYTVMGGLSAVHQFGKIGKHVMISGGTLVRKDIPPYVKVAREPMSYAGINSVGLRRRGFTNEKIFEIQKIYRAIFQMKMNVSQAITHIEKEMLPTAERDEILQFIQNSPRGIVKGYGTGKEN; encoded by the coding sequence ATGATCCATCAATTAGCAGCCGTAGATAAACGTGCGAAAATCAGCAAAAATGTAATCGTAGAACCCTTTACTACCATTGCAGGAGATGTGGAAATAGGAGAAGGAACCTGGATTGGGCCCAATGTTACCATCATGGATGGAGCAAGAATTGGTAAAAACTGTAGGATTTTTCCCGGGACTGTAATTTCTGCAATTCCTCAGGATTTAAAATTCGATGGTGAAGATACACAGGTTATTATAGGTGATGATACTACGATCAGAGAGTGTGTAACAGTCAATAGAGGTACAAAAGCTTTAGGACATACTAAGATCGGAAAAAATTGTCTGATTATGGCTACATCTCACATTGCTCATGATTGCGTAATCGGAGATCATGTTATCATTGTAAACGGTTGCGGTATTGCAGGTCATGTTGAAATTGGTGATTATACGGTGATGGGAGGTTTATCAGCTGTACACCAGTTTGGCAAAATTGGAAAGCATGTAATGATTTCCGGTGGTACTTTGGTGAGAAAAGATATTCCGCCTTACGTAAAAGTAGCAAGAGAGCCGATGTCTTATGCCGGAATTAACTCAGTAGGTTTAAGAAGAAGAGGATTTACCAATGAAAAAATCTTCGAAATTCAAAAAATTTACAGAGCGATCTTCCAAATGAAGATGAATGTTTCTCAGGCAATCACTCATATTGAAAAAGAAATGCTTCCTACTGCTGAAAGAGACGAGATTCTTCAGTTCATTCAAAACTCACCTAGAGGTATCGTGAAAGGATACGGAACAGGAAAGGAAAACTAA
- a CDS encoding helix-turn-helix transcriptional regulator, whose amino-acid sequence MNDHYLKKLDRVTAILTQLQSKPIVRAQDLAQKFDVSVRTIYRDVKTLENAGIPIVGEAGSGYSLMDGYKLPPVMFTKEEVLSFITAEKLMQKFSHQSLGSHYQTAMEKVRSVLKYSDRNLIQNIEKQIDIFQYHAKTEDTIKDVIPTILESIAEKHQLIIEYKTVDDNISTRTIEAVGVFFEFNYWYIMAFCTLRNDFRQFRVDRILKISKTQNPFLGEYGQINDYRKNSNGNKTTVRLLVEKKIMGFLVNSKKYYGLTKETDAENGMVELTFETESIKDGFPRWLITFADYATILEPESLKEKLNELLIKISGKHQ is encoded by the coding sequence ATGAACGACCATTACCTAAAAAAACTCGACCGGGTTACTGCCATTCTCACTCAATTACAATCAAAACCGATTGTAAGAGCACAGGATCTTGCACAAAAATTTGATGTAAGTGTCCGTACCATTTATCGGGATGTAAAAACATTGGAAAATGCAGGGATTCCAATTGTTGGGGAAGCCGGAAGCGGTTATTCTCTTATGGATGGTTACAAACTTCCGCCCGTAATGTTTACGAAAGAAGAGGTTTTAAGCTTCATCACAGCAGAAAAACTGATGCAGAAATTCTCCCATCAGAGTTTGGGAAGTCATTATCAGACAGCGATGGAAAAAGTACGTTCCGTATTAAAATATTCCGATAGGAATTTAATTCAGAATATTGAAAAACAGATTGATATCTTTCAGTATCATGCAAAAACGGAAGACACTATAAAAGATGTGATTCCGACTATTTTGGAAAGTATCGCAGAAAAACACCAGTTAATCATAGAATATAAAACGGTTGACGATAACATTTCAACAAGAACTATCGAAGCGGTAGGTGTTTTCTTTGAGTTTAATTATTGGTATATTATGGCTTTCTGTACGTTGAGAAATGATTTCAGGCAATTCCGGGTTGACAGAATCTTAAAAATTTCAAAAACGCAGAATCCGTTTCTGGGTGAGTATGGACAAATCAACGATTACAGGAAAAACAGTAATGGTAATAAAACGACTGTAAGGCTTTTAGTCGAGAAAAAAATCATGGGATTTCTGGTGAATTCTAAAAAATATTATGGATTAACTAAAGAAACTGATGCGGAAAATGGAATGGTGGAATTGACGTTCGAAACAGAGTCGATTAAAGATGGATTTCCTCGCTGGCTGATTACATTTGCAGATTATGCGACCATTTTAGAACCAGAAAGTCTGAAAGAAAAACTGAATGAGTTATTAATCAAAATATCCGGTAAACATCAATAA
- a CDS encoding UDP-3-O-(3-hydroxymyristoyl)glucosamine N-acyltransferase — protein sequence MRFHSPQKLKTIADLIGSKFVGSEDFEVLGTNEIHMVKPGEIVFVNHPKYYDKALNSPATIILIDKEVDCPEGKALLISEDPFRDFNKINTHFTRIYNFREELHDAEIGEGTHIHHSAVIGNNVKIGKNTLIFPNVVIGDRTVIGDNVVIQSNTVLGGDAFYYRKLNGNFDRLISVGNVVIENNVEIGNGCTIDRGVTDSTIIGEGSVLDNQIQIGHDTIIGKKCLIASQVGIAGCCVIGDEVTLWGQVGIASGNKIESGSVLLGKTGVNRDLEKGTYIGMFAEDFKTYLKKEVKLRNLK from the coding sequence ATGAGATTTCATTCTCCACAAAAACTGAAAACTATTGCAGATCTTATCGGTTCAAAATTTGTTGGTTCAGAAGACTTTGAAGTATTAGGAACTAATGAGATTCACATGGTGAAACCGGGAGAAATAGTTTTTGTAAACCATCCTAAATATTACGATAAAGCTTTAAATTCTCCGGCAACAATTATTTTAATTGATAAAGAAGTAGACTGCCCGGAAGGGAAGGCTCTCTTAATCTCTGAAGATCCTTTCAGAGATTTCAATAAGATTAATACCCATTTTACGAGAATATATAATTTCAGGGAAGAGCTTCATGATGCTGAAATTGGAGAAGGGACACATATTCACCATTCTGCAGTGATCGGAAACAATGTGAAGATCGGAAAAAATACCCTTATTTTCCCAAATGTTGTGATCGGTGACAGAACCGTTATTGGTGATAATGTTGTCATTCAGTCCAATACCGTTTTAGGTGGTGATGCCTTCTATTACAGAAAATTAAATGGAAATTTCGATCGTTTGATTTCCGTAGGAAATGTTGTCATCGAAAACAATGTTGAAATCGGAAACGGCTGTACGATTGACAGAGGAGTTACAGATTCTACGATTATTGGCGAAGGTTCTGTTTTAGATAATCAGATTCAGATCGGTCACGATACAATTATTGGTAAAAAGTGTCTGATCGCTTCACAGGTAGGAATTGCAGGATGCTGTGTAATCGGTGATGAGGTTACATTGTGGGGACAGGTAGGAATTGCTTCCGGAAATAAAATTGAGAGCGGATCTGTGCTTTTAGGGAAAACCGGGGTCAACAGAGATCTTGAAAAAGGAACCTATATCGGGATGTTTGCAGAAGATTTTAAAACATATCTGAAGAAAGAAGTAAAACTGAGAAATCTCAAATAA
- a CDS encoding DinB family protein, translating into MTTTATITKQFMTSEQLLEHWQGHRNLTRRVIEMFPEKELFEFSVGGMRPFAKLAIELISIGGPALKGIVDKNMEAYNEEGFAPKTKEDILKKWDEETETINTYFAQISEERFQETFNLFGQYEFPVYQNILYFVDNEIHHRGQGYVYLRALGIEPPFFWERF; encoded by the coding sequence ATGACAACTACAGCAACCATCACAAAACAATTTATGACCTCTGAACAATTATTAGAGCACTGGCAAGGTCACAGAAATCTGACAAGAAGGGTCATCGAAATGTTTCCTGAAAAGGAATTATTTGAATTTTCTGTGGGAGGAATGAGACCATTCGCAAAACTGGCGATAGAGCTAATCAGCATCGGAGGACCGGCTTTGAAAGGAATCGTTGACAAAAACATGGAGGCTTATAACGAAGAAGGTTTTGCCCCGAAAACAAAAGAAGATATTCTGAAAAAATGGGATGAAGAAACTGAAACCATCAATACTTATTTTGCTCAGATTTCGGAAGAACGCTTCCAGGAGACTTTCAATTTATTTGGTCAGTATGAATTCCCGGTGTATCAGAATATTTTGTATTTCGTAGATAATGAAATCCATCACCGTGGACAAGGGTATGTTTATTTAAGAGCTTTAGGAATTGAACCTCCTTTTTTTTGGGAGAGATTTTAG
- a CDS encoding T9SS type A sorting domain-containing protein — MKKFLLLFIFLGVFVGFSSNLQAQQREPSSISQKSDDGIIVAYPNPAKDYLVVRAKDASLKVKNVTFYSILGTQVASYSINMNSGEINIEKLKPGKYLIRYILSDNTQKVTQIVKQ, encoded by the coding sequence ATGAAAAAATTTTTACTTTTATTTATATTCCTAGGCGTATTTGTTGGATTTTCTAGCAATTTACAAGCTCAACAAAGAGAGCCTTCTTCCATCTCACAAAAGTCTGATGATGGTATCATCGTAGCCTATCCAAATCCTGCTAAAGATTATCTGGTAGTAAGAGCAAAAGATGCATCTCTTAAAGTAAAGAATGTAACTTTTTACTCTATCCTGGGAACTCAGGTAGCCAGCTATAGCATAAATATGAACTCCGGAGAAATCAATATTGAGAAATTAAAACCCGGAAAATATCTGATCCGCTACATTTTAAGCGATAATACTCAAAAGGTAACACAAATCGTAAAACAATAA
- a CDS encoding ABC transporter ATP-binding protein codes for MIYGTLFLTFLGALAAQVNPLVLKYTVDEVTKLTHLPHPMSEGIHVLVLISVILLGKELLNIFINFGQKFYGEKIRINVSSVLAQSAIDKILTYRVAYFNDENHESGKLQIRIDRGIESLTRLVQNFFIDMLPLFSNAIIALIIMYLQNVYVGIVSTVIVPIYFYVSSLQAKKLSGVRRTLRNQREQKTSGLLNLINSIMVIKSFVREKFEGKKQYDLQMQLMESQMFTRKTNFIYDGLKTFIEQFGVVLIILLTVYLVLDQQMTIGAIMLHIMLFNNVSAPIRQLHRIYDDMNDAMIYAEGYFDILNADNEKEPNGPFVEKEIKGNFELKNVNFSYPNGTQALHNVSMRIENGKTTALVGLSGAGKSTIINLLCKFYLPDSGEIILDNVNLNDFDNTFLRNDLGLVLQKNHIFQGSIEDNIRYGNMNATFEEIEEAAKKAYLHEQILDLSDGYNHDATQLSGGQQQRIAIARLFLKNPPIIFLDEPTASLDAIATEQIKNSLDAIKEGRTVIIISHSLSQILDSDKIYVMKKGRVVESGTHDELVQINGTYREIFDASARSLNLDKLVNTFKDN; via the coding sequence ATGATTTATGGAACTCTGTTTCTTACATTTTTAGGAGCTCTGGCGGCACAGGTCAATCCGTTGGTACTAAAATATACCGTAGATGAAGTTACAAAACTGACCCATCTTCCGCATCCTATGTCAGAAGGAATTCACGTTCTGGTATTGATCTCTGTAATTTTACTAGGGAAAGAATTATTGAATATTTTTATCAACTTCGGACAGAAATTTTACGGAGAAAAAATTAGAATCAATGTAAGTTCAGTTTTAGCGCAATCAGCCATTGATAAGATCTTAACATACAGAGTGGCTTATTTTAATGATGAAAACCACGAGTCCGGAAAGCTGCAGATAAGAATTGATCGTGGAATTGAGAGTCTGACAAGACTGGTTCAGAATTTTTTCATCGATATGTTACCTTTATTTTCCAATGCCATTATTGCTTTGATCATTATGTACCTGCAAAATGTGTATGTAGGAATTGTTTCTACGGTTATTGTTCCGATATATTTTTACGTAAGCTCATTGCAGGCAAAAAAACTGAGCGGAGTGAGAAGAACATTGAGAAATCAGCGGGAGCAAAAAACTTCTGGGCTTTTGAATTTAATTAACTCTATCATGGTGATTAAAAGTTTTGTCCGCGAAAAATTTGAAGGTAAAAAACAGTACGATTTACAGATGCAGTTGATGGAAAGCCAGATGTTCACCCGAAAAACAAACTTTATTTATGATGGGCTGAAAACTTTCATCGAACAGTTTGGAGTGGTTTTAATTATCCTATTAACGGTTTATCTGGTATTGGATCAGCAAATGACCATCGGAGCTATTATGCTTCATATCATGCTTTTTAATAATGTTTCGGCTCCCATTCGTCAGCTTCACAGAATTTATGATGATATGAACGATGCGATGATCTATGCGGAAGGATACTTTGATATTCTAAATGCAGACAATGAAAAAGAACCTAACGGACCTTTTGTAGAAAAAGAAATCAAAGGGAATTTTGAATTAAAAAACGTCAACTTTTCCTATCCCAACGGGACACAGGCTTTACATAACGTTTCCATGAGGATTGAAAACGGAAAAACTACTGCTCTGGTTGGTCTTAGTGGAGCAGGGAAATCAACCATCATTAATCTTTTATGTAAATTTTATTTGCCTGATTCGGGGGAGATTATTCTGGATAATGTTAATTTGAATGATTTTGATAATACATTTCTGCGTAATGATCTCGGATTGGTACTTCAAAAAAACCATATTTTTCAGGGAAGTATTGAAGATAATATCCGTTACGGAAATATGAATGCAACTTTTGAAGAAATTGAGGAAGCAGCAAAAAAGGCCTATCTTCATGAACAAATTCTGGATTTGTCTGATGGATACAATCATGATGCAACCCAACTTTCAGGAGGGCAGCAACAGAGAATTGCCATTGCAAGATTATTCCTGAAAAATCCACCGATTATTTTCCTTGATGAGCCTACTGCGAGTCTTGATGCAATTGCCACCGAACAGATTAAGAACTCTCTGGATGCCATAAAAGAAGGCAGAACGGTAATTATCATCTCTCATTCTTTATCTCAGATTTTGGATTCCGATAAAATTTATGTAATGAAAAAAGGAAGAGTAGTGGAAAGCGGAACTCATGATGAGTTGGTACAAATCAATGGGACTTACAGAGAAATTTTTGATGCTTCTGCCAGAAGTCTTAATTTGGATAAACTGGTGAATACTTTTAAAGATAATTAA
- the sucD gene encoding succinate--CoA ligase subunit alpha, producing MSILVNKDSKVIVQGFTGNEGTFHASQMIEYGTNVVGGVTPGKGGSEHLGKPVFNTVADAVAKAGANVSIIFVPPAFAADAIMEAAEAGIKVIVCITEGIPVADMVKVKSYIADRDCRLIGPNCPGIITSEEAKIGIMPGFVFKKGKVGIVSKSGTLTYEAADQVVRAGYGISTAIGIGGDPIIGTTTREALELFINDPETEAVVMIGEIGGGLEAEAARWYKASGSTKPVVGFIAGQTAPKGRTMGHAGAIVGGAEDTAQAKMEIMRENGINVVDSPADIGATVAKILG from the coding sequence ATGTCAATTTTAGTAAACAAAGATTCTAAAGTAATTGTACAAGGATTTACAGGGAACGAGGGTACTTTCCACGCAAGCCAGATGATCGAATACGGAACAAACGTAGTAGGTGGTGTTACTCCGGGAAAAGGAGGCAGCGAGCATCTAGGAAAGCCTGTATTTAATACTGTTGCTGATGCTGTAGCAAAAGCTGGAGCTAATGTAAGTATCATTTTCGTACCGCCTGCATTTGCTGCAGATGCAATTATGGAAGCTGCAGAAGCAGGTATCAAAGTTATCGTATGTATTACTGAAGGGATCCCTGTAGCAGATATGGTAAAAGTAAAATCTTACATTGCTGACAGAGACTGCAGATTGATCGGACCAAACTGTCCTGGAATCATCACTTCTGAAGAAGCTAAGATTGGTATTATGCCAGGTTTTGTTTTCAAAAAAGGTAAAGTAGGAATCGTTTCTAAATCAGGAACTCTTACTTATGAAGCTGCTGACCAGGTTGTAAGAGCTGGTTACGGTATTTCTACTGCAATTGGTATTGGTGGTGACCCAATCATCGGAACAACGACAAGAGAAGCGTTAGAATTGTTCATCAACGATCCGGAAACTGAAGCGGTTGTAATGATTGGTGAAATTGGTGGTGGATTAGAAGCTGAAGCGGCAAGATGGTATAAAGCTAGTGGTTCTACAAAACCAGTTGTAGGGTTTATCGCTGGGCAAACTGCTCCTAAAGGAAGAACAATGGGACACGCAGGTGCTATCGTAGGTGGTGCAGAAGATACAGCTCAGGCTAAAATGGAAATCATGAGAGAAAACGGAATCAACGTTGTAGATTCTCCTGCTGATATTGGTGCTACTGTAGCAAAAATATTAGGATAA
- a CDS encoding porin family protein, protein MKKLLLTSALALSTLSFAQIDFSSTRFGVTGGLNYSRVKNAHNPSGPRFTFQGGVLALIPIGKANQFYLQPEVLYYGAGETGKDKDAKGMKGYDAVYANNYLSVPVFFKGYFSESESEFFGLVGPRFNFLIDQTVKNESKDIYREDAQGKANSFNFGIGLGIGYSYKRQLEVAFKYDLGLSNTYPDLNESKLDPNSSKKKSEQVLSLGLSYIFN, encoded by the coding sequence ATGAAAAAACTTTTATTAACCTCAGCATTGGCTCTGTCTACTTTATCTTTTGCACAAATAGACTTCAGTAGTACAAGATTCGGAGTTACGGGCGGACTTAATTATTCCCGAGTTAAAAATGCACATAATCCCTCCGGACCAAGATTTACATTCCAGGGCGGTGTTTTGGCCCTTATTCCTATTGGAAAAGCGAATCAGTTTTATCTTCAACCTGAAGTGCTATACTATGGCGCCGGAGAAACAGGAAAGGATAAAGACGCTAAAGGGATGAAGGGTTATGATGCAGTATATGCCAATAATTATCTGAGTGTACCTGTATTTTTTAAAGGGTATTTCTCAGAATCTGAATCTGAGTTCTTTGGTTTGGTAGGCCCGAGATTTAATTTCTTGATAGATCAAACTGTAAAAAATGAGTCCAAAGATATTTATAGAGAAGACGCGCAAGGAAAAGCGAATTCCTTTAACTTCGGAATTGGGCTTGGAATAGGATATAGCTACAAAAGACAGCTGGAAGTGGCTTTTAAATATGATTTAGGACTGTCTAATACATATCCTGATTTGAATGAATCAAAATTGGATCCCAATTCCTCTAAGAAAAAATCTGAACAGGTATTGAGCTTAGGCCTAAGCTATATTTTTAATTAA
- the hemB gene encoding porphobilinogen synthase, translating to MIHSRNRRLRVNESIRSLVRENTLTTDDFVMPIFVMEGENKQEPIPSMPGIFRRSIDLTVKECKELFSLGVKSVNLYMKVSDHLKDNTGKEAWNKDGLMQNTIKAIKDAIPGMIVMPDVALDPYSIYGHDGIIENGKILNDATNDALARMSVSHAEAGADIVAPSDMMDGRVLTIREALEDNGFTDVGILSYAAKYASSFYGPFRSALDSAPKDNMEIPKDKKTYQMDFHNSREALNEVFKDVEEGADIIMIKPGLPYLDIVSKVRKAIDLPIAVYNVSGEYAMVKAAAQNGWLDNDKTIIESLTCFKRAGADMIFTYFAKEAAMILNR from the coding sequence ATGATACATTCAAGAAACAGAAGGCTTAGAGTAAACGAATCTATCCGAAGTTTAGTAAGAGAAAATACACTTACCACCGATGATTTTGTAATGCCAATCTTCGTAATGGAGGGCGAAAACAAGCAGGAACCCATTCCGTCGATGCCGGGAATATTTAGGAGGAGCATAGATCTTACGGTAAAAGAATGTAAAGAGTTGTTTTCTTTAGGAGTAAAATCTGTCAATTTGTATATGAAAGTGTCAGATCATCTTAAGGATAATACAGGTAAAGAGGCATGGAATAAAGACGGGCTGATGCAGAATACGATCAAAGCAATTAAAGATGCGATTCCAGGAATGATTGTAATGCCTGATGTGGCTTTAGATCCTTATTCAATTTACGGACATGACGGAATTATTGAGAACGGAAAAATCCTGAATGATGCTACAAATGATGCATTGGCAAGAATGTCGGTGTCTCATGCTGAGGCAGGAGCTGATATTGTGGCGCCAAGTGACATGATGGATGGAAGAGTTCTGACGATTCGTGAGGCATTAGAAGACAACGGATTTACCGATGTGGGGATTTTAAGTTATGCTGCAAAATACGCCAGTTCTTTCTATGGCCCTTTCAGAAGTGCTTTAGATAGTGCTCCAAAAGATAATATGGAAATTCCGAAAGATAAAAAAACGTATCAGATGGATTTTCACAACTCCCGTGAAGCACTGAACGAAGTGTTCAAAGATGTGGAAGAAGGAGCAGATATTATTATGATCAAACCGGGACTTCCGTATTTGGATATCGTTTCGAAAGTTCGTAAAGCAATTGATCTTCCGATAGCGGTTTACAATGTAAGTGGAGAATATGCCATGGTAAAGGCAGCGGCTCAAAACGGTTGGCTGGATAATGATAAAACGATTATTGAAAGCTTGACATGTTTTAAAAGAGCAGGAGCAGATATGATTTTTACATATTTTGCAAAAGAAGCTGCTATGATTTTAAATAGATAA
- a CDS encoding ABC transporter ATP-binding protein, whose product MLKAEHIRKTYNAGKKVALDDFSIHVPKGSIYGLLGPNGAGKTSFIRIINQITQADSGEIQINGEKLNPNHIKNIGYMPEERGLYKNMTVGDQLLYFGELKGMSKNDALAEAKKWFDKLHIDQWWKKKLSELSKGMAQKIQFVVTVLHRPHLLILDEPFSGFDPVNANLIKDQIIDLKNNGTTIILSTHRMESVEEMCDYVALINNSKKIIDGRVFDVREKFKKNIFGITLSEVNDSQLESFKNKYGIFNITSENNLVSFDLKNEADQNNILLDLVHLGKVRAFEERIPSMNEVFINAVSNHS is encoded by the coding sequence ATGCTAAAAGCTGAACATATTAGAAAGACCTATAACGCCGGTAAAAAGGTGGCTTTGGATGATTTCAGCATCCATGTTCCGAAAGGAAGTATTTATGGTCTTTTGGGCCCGAACGGAGCCGGAAAAACTTCTTTCATCCGTATCATTAACCAAATTACTCAGGCTGATTCAGGAGAGATTCAAATTAACGGAGAAAAGCTGAATCCCAACCATATCAAAAACATCGGTTACATGCCTGAAGAAAGAGGGCTATACAAAAACATGACTGTTGGTGACCAGCTTCTGTATTTCGGAGAGCTGAAAGGGATGAGCAAAAATGATGCTTTAGCCGAAGCAAAAAAATGGTTTGACAAACTTCACATCGACCAGTGGTGGAAGAAAAAACTGTCTGAACTGTCTAAAGGGATGGCTCAGAAAATCCAGTTTGTAGTCACTGTACTTCACAGGCCGCATCTTTTAATTTTAGATGAACCTTTTTCTGGTTTTGATCCTGTAAATGCCAATTTGATTAAAGATCAGATTATCGATCTTAAAAATAACGGAACTACGATCATTCTTTCTACTCACAGAATGGAAAGCGTGGAAGAAATGTGTGATTATGTTGCATTGATCAACAATTCTAAAAAGATCATTGATGGAAGGGTGTTTGATGTGAGAGAAAAATTCAAGAAAAATATTTTCGGGATCACGCTTTCTGAAGTCAATGATTCTCAACTGGAGAGTTTCAAAAATAAGTATGGGATTTTTAATATTACCTCTGAAAACAATCTGGTTTCTTTTGATTTAAAAAATGAAGCCGATCAAAACAATATTCTTTTAGATCTTGTACATCTAGGAAAGGTACGTGCTTTTGAAGAGAGAATCCCGAGCATGAATGAAGTGTTTATCAATGCCGTAAGTAACCATTCTTAA
- a CDS encoding ABC transporter permease: protein MNNIFLITKREFLTQVKKKSFIVLTLLAPILLIAFGAVIGLMFKANESHNIIEVVDNSGLFKNELKSTDKIEYKIIPSSEEQSKVNTLKSNEAIDGILVLPQVQNGNYDEFQKNTRLIVNTKIGLDTKQRIISDLSNVIKKEKIKQLGISETQIDDLDKGFTLKTINVSENNKEDSDLALGVKSVLSMLLMYVTFMFIIIYGVRVMRSVLEEKNNRVVEIIISSVKPFELMMGKILGVTLVALTQFIVWITMSVVGALVLNTGFSSMQKNIPGGEDAVMSKLDITQIATQVSHSLLELNFPLIIFVFIIFFLLGYIFYSSIYAAIGSAVDNETETQQFTLFAVLPLMLGMYGSFSFINNPDGPLGFWLSIIPFTSPVAMIARIPYGVPVWQIALSIVLLLGTTLFMIFLAGKIYRVGILMYGNKATLKEIWKWIKS, encoded by the coding sequence ATGAATAATATTTTTTTAATTACTAAAAGAGAGTTTCTTACTCAGGTTAAGAAAAAATCTTTCATTGTGCTGACTTTACTGGCTCCTATCCTATTAATTGCATTTGGGGCGGTAATCGGACTGATGTTCAAAGCCAATGAATCTCACAATATCATTGAAGTGGTAGATAACAGCGGTCTTTTTAAAAATGAACTGAAATCTACCGACAAAATAGAATATAAAATCATCCCATCTTCTGAAGAACAGTCAAAAGTAAATACTCTTAAAAGCAACGAAGCAATAGATGGAATTCTCGTTCTTCCTCAGGTACAGAATGGAAATTATGATGAGTTTCAGAAAAATACCAGGCTGATTGTCAATACCAAAATCGGGCTTGATACTAAGCAGCGTATCATTTCTGATCTCAGCAATGTCATTAAAAAAGAAAAAATAAAGCAGTTGGGAATTTCTGAGACTCAAATTGATGATCTTGATAAAGGTTTTACCCTTAAAACGATCAATGTTTCAGAAAACAATAAGGAAGATTCCGATCTTGCTTTAGGGGTAAAAAGCGTATTGAGTATGCTTTTAATGTACGTTACCTTCATGTTTATCATTATTTACGGGGTAAGAGTGATGAGAAGTGTTTTAGAGGAAAAAAACAACCGTGTTGTCGAAATTATTATTTCTTCGGTAAAGCCTTTTGAACTGATGATGGGAAAAATCCTCGGGGTAACCTTAGTTGCCTTAACTCAATTTATCGTTTGGATTACGATGTCTGTAGTTGGAGCTTTGGTTTTAAATACAGGATTTTCTTCCATGCAGAAAAATATTCCGGGGGGTGAGGATGCGGTGATGAGTAAATTGGACATTACTCAAATTGCCACTCAGGTTTCGCATAGTTTATTAGAATTAAACTTCCCTTTAATTATTTTTGTATTCATCATCTTTTTCCTTTTAGGATATATCTTTTACAGTTCAATTTATGCAGCAATCGGTTCAGCTGTAGATAATGAAACGGAGACGCAGCAGTTTACTTTATTTGCTGTATTACCTTTAATGCTGGGAATGTATGGAAGCTTTTCTTTCATCAATAATCCGGACGGGCCTCTTGGTTTCTGGTTATCAATCATTCCGTTTACTTCTCCTGTGGCTATGATTGCAAGAATTCCTTACGGAGTTCCTGTATGGCAAATTGCTTTGTCTATTGTATTGCTTTTAGGAACTACTCTTTTCATGATATTCCTTGCAGGGAAAATCTACAGGGTAGGAATTCTGATGTATGGAAATAAAGCGACTTTAAAAGAAATCTGGAAATGGATTAAAAGTTAA
- the efp gene encoding elongation factor P, with the protein MATSNDIRKGLCIEYSNDIYKVIEFLHVKPGKGPAFVRTKLKSVTNGKVIDNTFSAGHKIDEVKVITRKYQYLYDDENGFHFMNNDDFSQLYLNKEMIENSNLMKAGEEVTIILKEADETPLSAELPQSVYLEVVEADPGVKGNTATNALKNAIVETGARVMVPLFIEPGDKIKVSTEDGSYLERVKE; encoded by the coding sequence ATGGCAACAAGTAACGATATCAGAAAAGGTCTGTGCATTGAGTACAGTAATGATATTTATAAAGTAATCGAGTTCCTTCACGTAAAACCAGGAAAAGGACCTGCTTTCGTAAGAACAAAATTAAAGTCTGTAACAAACGGAAAAGTAATTGATAACACTTTCTCTGCAGGACACAAAATCGATGAGGTAAAAGTGATCACAAGAAAATATCAGTATCTTTATGATGATGAGAATGGATTCCACTTCATGAATAATGATGATTTCTCTCAATTATATTTAAATAAAGAAATGATTGAAAATTCAAACCTGATGAAAGCAGGTGAAGAAGTTACAATCATCCTGAAAGAAGCTGATGAAACTCCGCTTTCTGCTGAATTACCACAGTCTGTTTATTTAGAAGTTGTAGAAGCAGATCCGGGAGTAAAAGGAAACACAGCAACAAATGCCCTGAAAAATGCTATCGTTGAAACCGGAGCAAGAGTAATGGTTCCATTGTTCATTGAACCGGGAGACAAAATCAAAGTAAGCACTGAAGATGGTTCTTACCTTGAAAGAGTAAAAGAATAA